Sequence from the Abditibacteriaceae bacterium genome:
TGGGCGTGGGGCAACAATGCCTACGGCGGTCTCGGCGATGGCGCAACGGCAAACCGGGTGACGCCCGCGCCAGTTCCCGGGCTGAGCAACGTCCTCAAATTTGCGGGCGGCTACGCACATACTCTGGCGGTTGGCACTTACGCGGCACCAGCCGGTAGCCTCGCACGCACTTCGCCGCTTTCCTCCGCTTCGGCCAGTGCAACCACCGAACGCGTTTCGCTGGCGTGGATAACCCCGCTTTCCTCAAGTGCTGGCAACGCCGCCAACTTCATCGTTTCCATCAACGGACGCGCTGCCACGTTCAGCGCGGCGTATAGCGCAACAAGCAACGCCACAACGCTTTCTATTGACGGCGGTCTAGTCGCTGGCGACACGGTTGCCGTTTCGTGGCGCGACTTGAAAACAACCGGAGGCGAAAGTGTGGCCGATGGTTCGGTTCAAACTGTGGCACGCTAAACAAAAGAGTACGGTCGAAATCGACCGACCCTTTCTATTTCAGGAATTTATGAATTTACGTTATACATCGCTGTTCGTTGTCGGTTTTGGTTTGGCTTTTGGTGGCACTGTGCCAGTTCGCGCTGTTGAAAGCCCGAAACAGGCGCCGGTCAAGTCACCGGCGAAAGTCATCACGCCCAAAGGCACGACGAATTTCACTTCCGCTGCGACCGGTTTCTCGATTTATTTGCCGGTTAAGCCGACGATAAAACGTTCCGTTAGCAAAAGTGAGTGGGGCAATCTGGAAGTTTTTACCCATGAAGCGGATTCCGAATCCATTAGTTACATCGTCATGGGGATTAAGAACCCGATGAAAGTGGAGAAGTCCACTGCAGCAGCTTACATTGATGGCGTTCAGGAAGGGTTTACCGAGGACTCCACGGTAAAGCTGTTAAAGCGGCAGGACGTTGTTTTTAACGGCAACCCAGGGCGTCACCTGCAGATAAGCCTGTTAAAGGGCGCCGTCGTTTCGCGTGTTCTCATCTACGTCGCAGGTAAAAACAGCTATCAAATCATGGCGATTGGGACGAAGGAAGAATTTCCCCGTCATGCTGCACAAATTGAAAAAGTACTCGGTTCGTTTCGCCTGACAAAATAAGCCAATTCTCTAGCGCGCGAACATTTCGGTGATCCAGAAGTCGCCGTTGCTGTTGGAAACCAGACCGATGCCGATGTGTGTGGCGTCGGGCAGCACGATGTTGGCAAAGTGGCCGGGCGATTTCATCAGCGCATCGTGCGCTTCTTCCGCGTCTTTTTCGGTCAGGCGACGCGGCGCGCCCCACGAACGATAGATATTTTCTGCCACCAAACGCGGCGTGCGACCGAAAGCAGCGCGATAGCGGTCGAGGGGCGCAGCCAGCGACGGCGTCGGCGATTCATGAGCGAAATATTTCTTGTCCCGCATTTCGCCTGAATGAGCGCGCGCGGTATCAGCGAGCAAAGAATCGTAGCTCAAGGGGCGCAGCCCGCGCGCTGTCCGCTCGGCATTAACGCGATTCGCCACGTATTTTTCTAGCGCCAGCAAGCGCGCGTCGGGTTGGCTGAGAATTGCGGGCAACACGACAACGGGCGGCTTGGTCGTCGCGCGCTCGATTTGAATATCCTTAACTGGCGTTTCAGGAACGCGAATCTGAGTGCGCCAGGCCGCAGCCAATGCGGAACTGTTTTGAACCGGCGCGAGAAGCGTCGCGGTATCTTTGCCTTCGCGCTCGGCGAGGTAAGCCAGCAAGAGATTGATTTCGGGCGCATCGCCGCTCTGCGTGCGCGCTGTTTCGAGCATGATGCGTGCTTCGGCATAACGGCCCTGCGCTAGTTGGTCGAGCGCGGACTGCCAAAAAGTTAACGCCGAAGAGGCCTGCGCCGCCGTGACCACCGGAGCCGCCGATTTCGCCGGTGGTGAAGAAACTGCCGGCGCGGGTGCGGCGCAGACGGCAGGCGCGTGGGCCACAAATGCAAGGCAGGTTAAGGCGGGAAATAAACGAAATTTCATGCGCCTTCAGACGGTCGGGCACTGAGATGAGTTGCACCCGATGAAGGCGAAACCCTTTCTGATTTGACCGCGCGCGTGCGACGCGCCATAATTTCGGCGTGTCCCCGTCGCACTTCCATCCTATCGAAGTACGGTCGATTTCGACCGTACCTTTCTTATGAAACTTCTTTTTCGCTGTCTTCTTGCTTTGATTGTGGCGGGCGCTTGCTCACCCTCGCACGCGCAGAAACCAACGCCAACGCCCGAGCCCGTGCAGCTTGCGGTGTCGTCGCCCTTTGCGGCGGTTGCGCAGCCGCTTTCGGTCGCGGTGAAATTCGGGCGCTGGTTTCCCGTTGCCGTCACGATTTCCAACACCGGCGATGCGGTTGCGGGCGAAGTTTCGCTGCGGCTTACGGCCAAAGCCAATGATTCCGGCCCTCCTTCGACGCCAACCGTGATGAGCGTGGCTTCGGTCGATTTGCCGCAGAATTCGCGCAAGCGCATCTGGCTTTATGGACGCATCGACGGCGAGCAGTGGGACGGCGCAACGGTGCGCTTTCAGGCGCGCGGAGCACGCACGCAGGAAACGCCCATTGATCTAAAGTATTCCGATCTGGGAAAGCGCCTGATTCTTACTGTTAGTGATGCGGGCGAGCCATTCAAATACCTCGATGGTTTCACCAACCGCGCTCTGGAATCGATTGCCAACAGCGGCGATGTGCCCCAACCGGCGAATGCGTCGCGGCCACTGCTTCCCGTTTCGGCGCGGCGCGAAGCCGTTCCCGACCGCTGGGTCGGGCTGGAAGGTGCCGATGCCGTTGTGCTTCACGATTTCGCGCATTCGGCGCTTTCGCCGTCGCAAGTGGCGGCGTTGCGCGGCTACGTCGCGGCAGGCGGAACTCTCGTCGTTCCGGCGGGCGCGAACTGGCAGCGACTGGCCTCGTCGCCCCTTGCCGATTTGTGGCCCGTTGTACCGCAAAGCAGCACAGCCGCAAGCGCCGCAGAAACGCGTGAAATCGTGGCGCGCGGACTGGAATCGCCGCGTGATGCCGCCGACCGGCTGGGTGGTTCGCCCGCACTGCTGACGCGTGGTTCGTTGCAAACCGGCGCGCGCCGTGTGGCGGGAACCGGAACAACCGCGCTTGAAGCGGTGTGGCCGCGCGGCGCCGGACGCGTGGTGTGGCTGGCCTTCGACCCGTCGCAGCCGCCCTTTGTCGGCTGGCGCGGGCAGGAAAAGTTGTGGCTCGAACTGTCGCGCCGGATGCAAACGCCGCCGCGCTTTGAAGGTGTCGATGCGGCACGCCGCCAGTCGTTTGGCAATTACGCGCCCGAATATTACGGCGAAGATCAGCCCGACCGAGGCGTAACCGGCGCGGTATTAGGTGCGATCCGGCAGTTGCCACAGTTGCAGATGCCGCCGACGGCGACCATCGCGTGGTTTCTCGCGGGTTATGTGTTTTTGCTGGTGCCGGTGAATTACTTCATCTTGCGCGCCTTCGACCGCCGCGAATGGGCGTGGTTTTCCGTCCCGATTATCGCTATCGCGTTTTCGATTGGAAGCTATCTCGCGGCGCGCAGCATCAAAGGCACCGATTTGCTGCGGCGTCATGTCACTTTAGTTCAAGGTGGACAGGGCCTCGCGCGTGTCGATGCGATGCTCTGGGTGCGTTCGCCGCGTCGCGCCTATTACACCGTTTTTAGCCCGAATCCGAGCCTCGCGCTTTCGGATTATCAGCCGCTCGAAGAAGATACGCGCACGAATGAAACCCGTATTCGCCACGACGATTCCGCCAATTCGTTTCGCGCCGAAGATGTCTCGGTTCCGATGTGGACGGAGGCGCAGTTCATCGGGCAGGGCACGATCGATGTCAAAGGAGGCCTTGAAGTACGGTCGAATTCGACCGTACCTTCGCTCGTCAATAACACGCCATTTAAGCTGAGCAACGTCGTTGTGATAAAAAACGGCGGGCTGTGGCGTTGCACCGAAGAACTGGCACCCAAAGCCGCATCGCCGTTGAAAAAAACGGCTGGCAGCGTGACGAATATTGCCGAAGCCAGCGAGTTAGCGAAATTATTCGCAGGAACAGGCGGCATTGCTAAAAGCGATAAAACGCTGTCCGATTTGGCGAACGCTGCTTTGCGCGCTGCCTTGGGCGATGGTTCGCGCTTCGGCAACGATGCCGTCGTCGTTGGTTGGAGCCGCGAAGCGATTTCGCCCCTGGTCTTGTCCGATGAAGCGCCGGTCGAGCAAAACGTTTCGCTTTTTGTGCTGCGCTTGCCTTCTGCCGAAGCTCTTTCGGCCCGCGTTGCGCCACGCCGCGTTGCACTTTCCCGCGTGAGCCGTACCATCCTCGAGCCGAACCGCGCGGAAGTTTCACCCTACGAAGCGATTTACGAAGGCGAAGCCCCCGCTGCAACATCGTTTACACTTTCGCTGGTCGGACAGCAGAATAGCTACTCCTCAGCGCCCGGTGCGCCCGCTCCGGCGCCACCGGGCAACTATAACGGCAGCTATAAGATTCAGCGCAACATCGCTAAATTTCCCAAATTGCTGCAAGTTTCGATTTACAACAACACCCGTTCGCGCTGGGAGCCGCTGACGTTTTCTTCGCAGAGCAGCGGAAGCAAGGCATCGAAAGCATGGCGCTGGAAAATGAATATTCAAGATGCTGCGCCTTATGTCCGGCAGCCCGACGGCATTGTGCGCGTGCAAACACGAGTCGCCAACGGTTTGCTTCGCATCGGCGCACCAACGCTGACGCCGCCGGGAGCCAAAGAAACGGAAGCGCCGTTAGAAACTGTGCCGAAGCCTCCCACTCCTTAAATAAGTACGCGCGAATCCGACCGTACTCATTCGGTTTCTTCAACGGGGACGAGAGGTTTTTCTTCTTCGCTATCGGCTTCGCGCAGGAGCTTTTTTAAGCTCAGCCCGTCGGATGGCGTGATGTCGGCTTTGAGAACCGTTTCCATCAAGTGAAGTGCCACTTCGTTGTCTTCGGCTTCGTTGGACGCGATGCAATCGCGCGGGACATACAAGCGGAAGTCGCGCATATACGCGTCGTTAGCCGAGAAAAGTACGCAAATGTTGCCCGCAACTCCAGTCAGAATCAGCGTTTTCGCCTTGAGATAATCGAGCAAAATGTCGAGGTTTGTCGAAAAGAACGCCGAATGCTTTGGCTTGAGGACAAAATAATCGTCTTCGCCCGGCACGAGTTTTTCGACGAGCGGCTTGCCTTTCACGTCGTCTTGCAGACAATGCTCGACGTTGCGTGTCCAATCGCTTTGCCAGCGCCCGAAGTTGTCGTTGACATAAACCACCGGAATTCCGGCACTTTGACAGCGCGCTTTAAGCGCCGCAATTTTATCGGCCATCGGCAACGCGTGTTCAAGCAGTCGTTCGCTGCCAGGAAATTCCAGGTCGTTAATGACATCAATCAACAAGAGCGCGACATCGCTTTTGTCCGGCACCATGCCGTGTAAATCTTCGTTGAGGTTTGGCATAAGCCCAGGACGCCGCAAGCGAAGTGCCACAAAAAAAAGTACGGTCGAATTCGACCGTACTTTAATTCTGGGCAAACGCGCTATTTCTTCATCATCTTTTGCACTGCCGCGCGCGGATACCAATTGAGCAAAACGACTTTTGTTTTCGTGCCGCGCAGCAAACGTGCAAACGTCCGTTCGTTGCCCGAATCTTTATCGAACGGGAACCGGTAATGATACGGATACACGCGGCGCGGCTTGAACACTTTCGCGGCAGCAGCGGCTTCTTGCGGCGTCATGGTGTAAGGCAGATTCATCGGCAAAAACGCAGCGTCGATATTCTTGAGCGCCTTCATTTCCGGCGTTGCTTCGGTATCACCCGCGAAGTACAGTCGCTTGCCGCCAAGAGTCAAGACGTAGCCATTCCAATTAGCTTCTCTGGGATGATACTTTTTGCCCGGCTCCCGTTCACGCACGAGGTTGTACATTGGGACTGCCAACAACCGAAAAGGAACTTCACTCTTGTATAACCTGAAAGCAGCTTCTTCGTCTTCGGAGTCGAGATTTGGTGGAGCTTCCGCTGTTAATGTCTCTGCCTGCGTCTCACCCGGCGACATCGGCCAAACATCGATTCCTTTAATCGTTTCTATTGTCTCACTAGCCTCTTCAGGCGAATAAATGTGTGTATCCGTCTTCTTCAACTTCGCAATCG
This genomic interval carries:
- a CDS encoding CAP domain-containing protein: MKFRLFPALTCLAFVAHAPAVCAAPAPAVSSPPAKSAAPVVTAAQASSALTFWQSALDQLAQGRYAEARIMLETARTQSGDAPEINLLLAYLAEREGKDTATLLAPVQNSSALAAAWRTQIRVPETPVKDIQIERATTKPPVVVLPAILSQPDARLLALEKYVANRVNAERTARGLRPLSYDSLLADTARAHSGEMRDKKYFAHESPTPSLAAPLDRYRAAFGRTPRLVAENIYRSWGAPRRLTEKDAEEAHDALMKSPGHFANIVLPDATHIGIGLVSNSNGDFWITEMFAR
- a CDS encoding isochorismatase family cysteine hydrolase, producing MALRLRRPGLMPNLNEDLHGMVPDKSDVALLLIDVINDLEFPGSERLLEHALPMADKIAALKARCQSAGIPVVYVNDNFGRWQSDWTRNVEHCLQDDVKGKPLVEKLVPGEDDYFVLKPKHSAFFSTNLDILLDYLKAKTLILTGVAGNICVLFSANDAYMRDFRLYVPRDCIASNEAEDNEVALHLMETVLKADITPSDGLSLKKLLREADSEEEKPLVPVEETE
- a CDS encoding MBL fold metallo-hydrolase; its protein translation is MKRFLAFALLVSASVAAPRAHAAPSVSIIPTKSGPIRITAKFHASTQIEYRGKVIVVDPVMAASWTKKADVILITHPHGDHLDLPAIAKLKKTDTHIYSPEEASETIETIKGIDVWPMSPGETQAETLTAEAPPNLDSEDEEAAFRLYKSEVPFRLLAVPMYNLVREREPGKKYHPREANWNGYVLTLGGKRLYFAGDTEATPEMKALKNIDAAFLPMNLPYTMTPQEAAAAAKVFKPRRVYPYHYRFPFDKDSGNERTFARLLRGTKTKVVLLNWYPRAAVQKMMKK